TTCCGCGCCACCGGCTCCGTCGTGAAGTTCGACGGCTTCCTCAAGCTCTACCGCGAGGCGAGAGAGGAAGGGGATAGCAAGGCGCTTGAAGACGAACAGGCACTGCCGTTCCTCGAGCTCAACGAAACGGTGCCGGTGAAGGCGATCACGCCCACCCAGCACTTCACCGAGCCGCCGCCGCGCTTCTCCGAAGCCTCGTTGGTCAAGGAACTCGAGCGCCTGGGCATCGGGCGTCCGTCCACCTACGCGTCCATCATTTCGGTGCTCGCCGATCGGCGATATGTGGAACTCACGCAGCGACGGTTCTTCCCCACGTCACTTGGCGAGACCGTCGAAAAGGTCATGGTGAAGAAATTCCCCGACGTGTTCAACGTCGGCTTCACCGCGTTGATGGAAGAGGAACTCGACAAGATTGCCGAGGGCGAGATTGGTTGGGTGCGCGCGCTCAACGATTTCTGGACACCGTTCCAGCGCACGCTCAACGACGACGACCTCGACGCCCTCATCGGCGAGGCGTACGATCTGTCCGCGCTGGAAACGGAGCGCTGCCCGTTGGACGGCGGCAAGCTGGTGGCCAAGGGCGGGTTCTTCGGGCCTTTCGTGGCGTGCGAGAATCACCCCAAGGTTTGCAAGTACACGCGCCCCATCAAGGGCGAGAAGAAGCCGGCGGAGCTCACCAACTTCATGTGCCAGGAGTGTGGGGCACCCATGGTGGTTCGCCACGGCCGTTCGGGCGATTTCCTCGGATGCAGCAAGTTCCCCAAGTGCCGCGGGACACGCTCGATGCCCACAGGCGTCAAGTGTCCGAAAGACGGCGGTGAAATCGCCGAGCGTCGCAGCAAGAAGCGCGGCAAGGCGTTCTATGGATGCGAGAACTACCCGAACTGCGACTTCGTGGTGTGGGACAAGCCGGTGCTGGAGACCTGCCCGGAGTGCGGGTATGTGGGCGCGGAAGCCAAGAGCAACAAAACCCGCGGCACATATCGCAAGTGTCTCAAGTGCAGCAACGAGTGGGACGTGGCATCGCCTGACGACGTCGAGGTTGTCGCCGAGGTTGCCTAGGGGCGGCTTGTCTGCGCCCCTTGTGCTTGGTGCGCGTGCCGACGGGACAGAGGATCGCCCGGCTTGCTCACTGCTCGCGCACTGGCGTCTTGGCGCTTCGGCGCGGCCCGTGTGGGCGCTCGCAGAAAGCCGCCGGGCGACCCTCTGTCCCGCCGGCACTCCGACGTCGCGACGAACAGCGCGGAGGAATGGAAAAACTTCTCGCGTCGATAGTGTGGCCGCGCCCCAGCCTGTGCGCAGTTGGTACTTGACATTCCCTCATTGAGAATCGATGGTTTGCCTGCGGGCCTGGGGAGTCTGGGGAGCCTGCGAGCCTGCGAGCCTGCGCATCTGCGGAAGTGCGACGCCGCACCGCGGTGATTTCAGTCCCATTGAGAAATCGAATCTTATGAGGGAATCGCGCGATTCGCGGATCGGGGGAAACGTCTTTGTGCACTTCACCGATGACGAATGGATAACCATCGTCGCGGAGCTGCGGCTGGCACCCCGTGAAGCAGACGTGCTGCGGGCGGCGCTCACCGACGAAGGCAGCGCGATAATCGCAGCCGCACTTGGTCTTTCTGTCAGCACCGTCAGCACCTACAAGAACCGGCTGTATCGACGACTCGGCGTCGGCAGCATTTCCCAAGCCATCGTCTGCGCGTTTTCCGCGCACGTCCGACACCGCAACAACACCGGCGGCGGGCAGAACGACGCGTAGGCGAGATGATGTTAGGACCGTGTCATCATCGTTGATGACATCGCTCGGGTGACATGGTCCAGTGACTTGCGACAAGGGGCAGTGCCGCCGAATACTCGGTCTGCGGAGCACGCGAACCGGCGTGCCGATAGTACGCACAATGGCGGTAACGGCTCGGAGCGATCGTGCAATACAAGTTGGCAATTGCGGCTATTCTCGTCCTCTCAAGCGGGCAGCTTTGGGGCGGCGCAAGACAGGTGCGATCCGTGCTGTCCACGCTTCGCGACCGTCCATCCGGCCACCTCGTTATGCTGGAAACGCGGACGCCCTATGGCGTCGCGGTGTCAGCGGCAGGCACCATCTACGTGGCGGATGGGCGCTGGCCTCGACTCGCGGCCTTCTTGCCGAACGGCAAGCTGCTGTGGCAGCGCAACGTCCGCGGGCTTGGCCCCGGTGAACTGATGTTTCCGTATCGCGTCGTGCTCGACAAGGCAGAAAACGTCGTGGTGTTGGACCTTGGCTCGAAAACGCTCCTGTGGTATGCCGCAGACGGCACATTCCTCCGTCGCGGCATGCTCGGCTTGGCGTTCGCCACGGTCTCGGATATCGCAATACTGGACGGCGATCGGGTCGTAGTGAGCGGTATCTCGGACGATCCGCGAGCGACAGGGAAGTCTGTCCATGTGTTCTCCAGGGAATTGGCGTGGCAGGGGTCATTCATCGCGTTGCCCGGGGGGGTACCAGCGGACATTCAGCGGCTGTGGGGCACAGGTTCGCTGGTGCGTGCCTCATGGTCGTCGGTGCTCTACGCACCCAAGCATGCTGGCGGACTGACTGAGCTCTCCTCAGACGGAAGAGTGCTGCGTCGCATTCCAGTCGACGACAGCGATCTCACCGTTCCGACCGACTACTTCACGATCACGGCACGCGGAACCGCGGGCTCGCACGTGCGCGCGGCGGATTCGTTGATCACGTCTGGCCGTCCTGTTCTCCTCGCGCGCGGCGGTGTCCTGAGCGTGAAGATCATCGGCAGTCGTGTCCGGCTGACGGAACACAATGGCTCTGGTACACCGACGGCGATTCTCGACCTCGGTGCCGCGGATGTGATGCCGATCGCATTCGATAGCACCACCTGCACGCTCACCATCCGAAACCGCAAGAGTGGCGAGTTGGGTGTCGCCCAGCTTGCTGTCAGGCTCGCGCACAACGCGCGGGCCACCACCCAAGCACACGGAGCGTCCGATGAAACGGTTCACGCTGATGATGGTTGTACTGGTGCTCGCCGCGGTCGCTCGTACTGAGACTGCGGGAGCGCAAACCCTGCCGGGGGAGGGCGGTTGTTGGCAATGCATGTTCATTGAAGGTCAGGGCGGCGGAGGATATTCGCCTCAGTGCATGGGCGTCTTGTCCGGCGCACCTATTTGCCACATCGACTATATCGAGAATGTGTGCTGGACCGAAGGCAGCGGGTGCACGACTGGGCTCTTCGATGACGGTGGCGTGCTGACCGAGACCCTTGCTTGCACAGCGCTTCAGCTTGGCGAACCCAGCTGGTGGATGCTAGCGAGCGGACGCGCTGCTCGTGAAGAGGAGACATCTGAGATGTTAACGCCGCCACCCTCAGTATTGCTCGTGGGCGCGATTGACCTGCGTCGGCCGTCGTAAACGAACGTGATGCGCTGGAGAGTGCGCTCGGCCCGAGTGCGGAAGGGTCGGTCTCCTGATGACACGCGTGAACACTGATTGCCCGTTGCCCATCGTTCCGCCTCTTGCTGGCGGAGCGATGGGCCGCGAAATTCGTGCAATAACATTTCATGCGGAGCGCACGATGTGCCGACGTCTCTCGACAAGTCGGGCAGTTCAGGCGCCGCGACGGTGGTGGCGGTCGAGGGCCGTCGTCAGGCACCAATGCTGCATGTCCGTGTTGCTGCCCGTGCTGGTTGGGTCGCTGCCGACCACAAACGCGCGTGCGCAAGGCGGGCGTGGGTCAGATTCCGTCGTAACGAAAGCTGATCAGTATCTAGCCGCTGGTGATAGCGCGAAAGCGCTGGCCATCCTGGAGGCGGCTCTTTCGCCACGATCTACGAACGCTGCCGTATGGCATCGCTACGGCCAATTGCGGTGGCAACGCGTGGCGCAGGCGCGCCGTGGTGGATATATCCGCGATGCAAACGTGATATCGGGGCTGCGCGCAGCCGACAGCGCCTTGCGGCTGGCAACGCAATTCGCCCCTGACAGTGCCACCTATTGGATGACGCTCGGTCGCTTCAACCTGGAGTCCGGCGTGGGATCCATGCGACTGTCGGCGGCGCAGCAGATTGAACACGCGTTCACCGCAGCCTCACGGGTGGCCGACTCAAGCCTGATGGCCGAAAGCGCCGATGAACTGGGCCTCGCGATTTGGCGTCGTTACGAAACGACCGCTAACCGCGCGCAGGTGGGGGCGGGACAGCGGGTGCAATTGCAGACCAGCGGGCGTTGGCAACGCGCGCGCGCCAGAGATTATCTCGCGACCTTTGCCAATAAGATTGAGCCGCCGACGGGGAAGGCCGACTTCGACGCCGCGTTCGCGCGGTTTCTCATGGCGAGTGAGGTAGCTCCAAGCCAACTGCAGTATAGCCGGCATTTGTACATGGCGTTGACCACCGCCCGCCGATGGGATGAACTGCTGGCGGTGGGCACGCGGCGCGCGCAGGCGTCGCCCTTTGATGCGCAAGCCCGGTTCGCGCGCGGCGTCGCGCTGCACCGTTTGCGCCGACCGCGGGAGTCATCGGCGGCATTCGACAGCGCGCTGGAGATGATGGAGGACTCCGAGCGACAGGAGCTCTTGCGGCTGGATCGGCTACTCCCACCGGGGGCGAATGCGCTGACCGGCGTCCGCGGTCTTGACTCCGCGGCGTTCCACGCATTGCCCGCCGCACAACGGGAGGCCACCAGTCTCCTGTACTGGGCGCTCAACGACCCGCTGGGCGAGAGCGTGGAGAACGAATCCCGCTTGGAGTTTATCGCGCGGGTTGTTGAGGCAGACTGGCGTTGGACCGATCATGTGATGGGTCTCCGCGGTGCCGACACGGATCGTGGCGACGTGCTGATTCGCTATGGCCCGCCTGACGAAGAGATGACACTGCCTGGCAGCGCGTCCGCTCAGCAGCAGGTGTTTAACAACGACTCACTCGTTGGCGGCTCCATGAAAGTTGGCGGCATGACTTCCACAAGCCAGGACGGCGGTGTCACGCTGGCGTGGGTGTACAGCTCTGGCGACGTCTTCTTCTTTGATCTCGCACCCGGCTTTGGGACGGCGCGCACGCCGCTCACGGATCAACAGTTTGTCCGTGACGTGGCGACCATGAAACCCGTGTCATGGGACAACCTTGGCGGCCCCCAGCGCGTCGATTCTCTGGGCCTGCGCTTGACGAGATTCCGCGCCCCGGGTGACTCTGCCGACGTTGTCATCGTCACGCGCCTGCCGCTCAAGTCACTTGCCGCGCCATCGTCATCGGCCGATCGCACCGCCGCCGAGGCAAGGGCGGATCCACGCGTCGACCTGCGCCTGATTGACGGCGCCGCCCATGTATTCGGTGTCGACACCACACGATCACCCGCACCAACCGACAACAGTACGGACAACGCACAACGCCAGTGGGTGCGCCGCATCGGGAAGGGCGCCACCTTCGTGCGCGTGGAAGCCGTCAACTCCGCGACGCGCCGCTCGGCCAATGCGCTTGCGCCAGTGGAGGCCGAAGGCGCGCGCGGTTTCGGCCTCAGCGACGTGCTGCTCGTAACTGGCGCGCCGGTCGGCAATGCGCGCGGATGGCGTGATCTCAACGCCACGCCGTCCTCAGGCACATATCGCGCGGGCGAGAAGATTGGTCTGGTATGGGAGACGTACGAACTGGCGCCGGGTGCGGACGCGAATCGATATCGAGTGACGATCAGCCTTGAGCGGCTCAAACGCACCGGGGCCTCTGGCCTTGCGCTTCGGGTACTTGATGGCCTGGGCACCCTGTTGCAGCAGGAGCGCAGCGGTGCGGATAAACTCACCATGTCGTTCGAGCGGAACGTTGCGGCGAGGGCCACGCAGGTGGACTATCTGACGCTTGACTGGCTGGGGGATGCGCGGGGGGAGTACCGGCTGCGCCTCGAAGTGACGGACCGGCAGACCAATAAAGCGAGTGCACGAGAGACCCGGTTTCGCATTCAGTAGGCAAGGTGGCGTAAGGTGGAGTAACGGAAGCCAGGGCCCACGCCGATGGCTGCTGCGCTATCTTGGATCGCATGAGCGGATGCGAAACGGTAACCATCGTCGGCGGCGGCCTGGCCGGCAGTGAAGCGGCTTGGCAACTGGCGGAGCGCGGCGTCAACGTGCTCCTGTATGAAATGCGCCCGGTCCGTGGCACCGAGGCGCACCGCACCGAGCGACTCGGCGAACTGGTCTGCTCCAACACGTTTAAGAGCACCGAGACGTCCAACGCCCATGGCCTGCTCAAGGCCGAAATGCGTGTGCTGGGGTCGCTCATCCTGGACTGTGCGGACAACGCGCGCGTGCCCGGTGGCACGGCCCTTACGGTCGATCGCGAAAGTTTTTCGCAGGGCGTGAAGGAACGCATCGAAGCCCATCCGCGCATCACCGTGGTGCGCGAGGAACTGACCGAGCTCCACGCGGTGGGCATCGTCGCCACCGGCCGCTCCACCTCCGACGCCTCGCCGAGCGCATCCGGACGCGACTCGGCGTCGATTCGCTGGCCTTCTACGATGCCATTGCGCCCGTCATCGCGTTCGAGTCGATCGACCAGTCGATAGCCTTCCGGGCGTCGCGCTGGGGCAAGGAAACGATGTCCGGACGCCGGTGAGGAAGGCGCCTACCTGAATTGCGCGTTCACACTCGATGAGTACGAGGCGTTCATCGACGCGCTCACCACGGCCGACCAGTTCACGGCGCACGAGTTCGACGCGGTGCCGTACTTCGAAGGCTGCATGCCCGTCGAAGAGATGGCAAAACGTGGACGCGAGTCGCTGCGCTTCGGCCCCATGAAGCCCATTGGCCTGCAGGATCCGCGCTCCGGTGGGCGGCCGTGGGCGGTC
The Gemmatimonadaceae bacterium genome window above contains:
- a CDS encoding GWxTD domain-containing protein; the encoded protein is MSVLLPVLVGSLPTTNARAQGGRGSDSVVTKADQYLAAGDSAKALAILEAALSPRSTNAAVWHRYGQLRWQRVAQARRGGYIRDANVISGLRAADSALRLATQFAPDSATYWMTLGRFNLESGVGSMRLSAAQQIEHAFTAASRVADSSLMAESADELGLAIWRRYETTANRAQVGAGQRVQLQTSGRWQRARARDYLATFANKIEPPTGKADFDAAFARFLMASEVAPSQLQYSRHLYMALTTARRWDELLAVGTRRAQASPFDAQARFARGVALHRLRRPRESSAAFDSALEMMEDSERQELLRLDRLLPPGANALTGVRGLDSAAFHALPAAQREATSLLYWALNDPLGESVENESRLEFIARVVEADWRWTDHVMGLRGADTDRGDVLIRYGPPDEEMTLPGSASAQQQVFNNDSLVGGSMKVGGMTSTSQDGGVTLAWVYSSGDVFFFDLAPGFGTARTPLTDQQFVRDVATMKPVSWDNLGGPQRVDSLGLRLTRFRAPGDSADVVIVTRLPLKSLAAPSSSADRTAAEARADPRVDLRLIDGAAHVFGVDTTRSPAPTDNSTDNAQRQWVRRIGKGATFVRVEAVNSATRRSANALAPVEAEGARGFGLSDVLLVTGAPVGNARGWRDLNATPSSGTYRAGEKIGLVWETYELAPGADANRYRVTISLERLKRTGASGLALRVLDGLGTLLQQERSGADKLTMSFERNVAARATQVDYLTLDWLGDARGEYRLRLEVTDRQTNKASARETRFRIQ
- a CDS encoding helix-turn-helix transcriptional regulator, with the translated sequence MVCLRAWGVWGACEPASLRICGSATPHRGDFSPIEKSNLMRESRDSRIGGNVFVHFTDDEWITIVAELRLAPREADVLRAALTDEGSAIIAAALGLSVSTVSTYKNRLYRRLGVGSISQAIVCAFSAHVRHRNNTGGGQNDA